A genomic region of Deinococcus sp. KSM4-11 contains the following coding sequences:
- a CDS encoding YdcF family protein translates to MSLRPPFSSTSLPLERRSSPWRGILTGAAVGSALGVLAAFLGEVRAGVPALLALLLVCTVAGAFTWTRCALLWTSGVIAALLAACLLTPVLRAPLAALTLAQAPVRADVIVVLGGGVQCGSAVLEASSMTRLERGLELWRAGYAPVMTVSEQSGLIGPADCPKMSALERAQITALYPQGGPAVLTLANVTTTKDEAARVRAYASARGWKRMLLVTTPSHSRRAAGLFRANGLDVVSVPAREVRFDSTLPLPGDRLWAIRILAYEWLSRLKNALGGTPER, encoded by the coding sequence ATGAGTCTGCGTCCCCCATTCTCCTCGACGTCGCTTCCCCTGGAGCGCCGGAGCAGCCCATGGCGCGGCATCCTGACCGGCGCGGCGGTGGGCTCGGCCCTGGGTGTCCTGGCCGCCTTCCTGGGAGAGGTGCGCGCGGGTGTGCCCGCGCTGCTGGCCCTGCTGCTGGTGTGTACTGTGGCCGGTGCCTTCACATGGACTCGCTGTGCGCTCCTGTGGACTTCGGGCGTGATCGCCGCCCTGCTGGCCGCCTGCCTCCTGACCCCGGTGCTGCGCGCGCCGCTGGCCGCCCTGACCCTGGCGCAGGCCCCCGTGCGGGCCGACGTGATCGTGGTGCTGGGCGGAGGCGTGCAATGCGGTTCCGCCGTCCTGGAGGCGTCCAGCATGACGCGCCTGGAACGTGGCCTGGAACTGTGGCGGGCCGGATACGCGCCTGTCATGACCGTCTCCGAGCAGTCGGGACTGATCGGCCCGGCCGACTGCCCGAAGATGAGCGCCCTGGAACGCGCGCAGATCACGGCCCTGTACCCGCAGGGCGGGCCGGCAGTACTGACCCTGGCGAACGTGACGACCACCAAGGACGAGGCGGCCCGCGTGCGCGCCTACGCCAGCGCACGCGGCTGGAAGCGCATGCTGCTGGTCACCACCCCCAGCCATTCGCGCCGCGCTGCCGGACTGTTCCGCGCGAACGGCCTGGACGTCGTGTCCGTGCCCGCCCGCGAGGTGCGCTTCGACTCGACCCTGCCGTTGCCGGGCGACCGGTTGTGGGCAATACGTATCCTCGCCTACGAGTGGCTCTCCCGACTAAAGAATGCGCTGGGCGGCACGCCGGAACGCTGA
- a CDS encoding DUF305 domain-containing protein: protein MTRRPRWPLALLLVLLAALAAFGLLARGRAAPTEGSAEVTFVRGMIQHHAQAVDMATRIRDRSKNRTLRSLALDIILSQQEQIGQMRGWLTLWNRPWAGAGMDAEHARLMGMATPAEVTSLDTMPVNTAEVTFLQLMRRHHQGALAMVRPVLDHPARPEVQALARQINATQSAEIRLMDQLLAQRGAAPLPDPGGMPGMPGMDMGGAGTKSTTPP, encoded by the coding sequence GTGACGCGCCGACCTCGCTGGCCCCTGGCCCTGCTCCTCGTGCTGCTGGCCGCCCTGGCCGCCTTCGGCCTGCTCGCCCGGGGACGCGCTGCGCCGACCGAGGGCAGCGCGGAGGTGACTTTCGTGCGCGGCATGATCCAGCACCACGCGCAGGCGGTGGACATGGCGACCCGCATCCGCGACCGCAGCAAGAACCGCACGCTGCGGTCGCTGGCGCTGGACATCATCCTGTCGCAGCAGGAGCAGATCGGGCAGATGCGCGGCTGGCTGACCCTGTGGAACCGTCCGTGGGCTGGGGCCGGGATGGACGCCGAGCACGCCCGCCTGATGGGCATGGCCACGCCGGCCGAGGTCACGAGCCTAGACACCATGCCCGTGAACACTGCCGAGGTGACCTTCCTGCAACTCATGCGCCGGCACCACCAGGGCGCGCTGGCGATGGTACGGCCGGTGCTCGACCATCCGGCCCGCCCGGAAGTGCAGGCGCTGGCCCGGCAGATCAACGCCACGCAGTCCGCCGAGATCCGGCTGATGGATCAGCTGCTTGCCCAGAGAGGTGCTGCTCCCCTGCCCGATCCTGGTGGGATGCCGGGGATGCCCGGCATGGACATGGGCGGCGCGGGAACGAAGTCTACCACGCCGCCCTGA
- a CDS encoding GNAT family N-acetyltransferase: MIRPMQSTDAADLLALLHWMDDAPEREVFAPDARDPTELILECEDSRCLVMEDDAGDGVRAYCALSPFRDGLVLEGPVGDGGNLRALVSRAVQGAQGLPVYAFCARDNQGVRDALEAAGFAPMHTTDFYSAPLAPLARRAALPSGHTLRRTLPIAEYRALYRESEDTWANRLDWTPEEYDAHFARDDVRLLALMRGTHAVGFAELEFAPDAGRADVTYLAVHPAERGQRYGQLLLALAAAEAQTQPELRSLRVRAHDHMRPARALYTHAGLTHCRSVVTYMRDGDEDV, translated from the coding sequence ATGATCCGCCCCATGCAGTCCACCGACGCCGCCGACCTGCTGGCCCTGCTGCACTGGATGGACGACGCCCCGGAACGCGAGGTGTTCGCCCCGGACGCCCGCGATCCGACCGAACTGATTCTGGAATGCGAGGACAGCCGCTGCCTGGTCATGGAGGACGACGCTGGAGACGGCGTGCGGGCCTACTGCGCCCTGTCGCCGTTCCGGGATGGACTGGTGCTCGAAGGCCCGGTTGGAGACGGCGGAAACCTGCGCGCCCTGGTCAGCCGCGCGGTGCAGGGCGCGCAGGGCCTGCCCGTCTACGCCTTCTGCGCGCGGGACAACCAGGGCGTGCGGGACGCGCTCGAAGCTGCCGGGTTCGCGCCCATGCACACCACGGACTTCTACAGTGCGCCGCTGGCCCCGCTCGCCCGGCGGGCGGCACTGCCGTCGGGCCATACGCTGCGCCGGACGCTGCCCATCGCGGAATACCGCGCCCTGTACCGCGAGAGCGAGGACACCTGGGCGAACCGGCTGGACTGGACGCCCGAGGAGTACGACGCCCATTTCGCCCGCGATGACGTGCGCCTGCTGGCCCTGATGCGCGGCACGCACGCCGTGGGCTTCGCCGAACTGGAGTTCGCACCGGACGCGGGCCGGGCCGATGTGACGTACCTGGCCGTGCATCCCGCCGAGCGTGGGCAGCGGTACGGGCAACTGCTGCTGGCGCTGGCCGCCGCCGAGGCGCAGACGCAGCCCGAACTGCGCTCCCTGCGTGTCCGGGCGCACGACCACATGCGCCCGGCCCGCGCCCTGTACACGCATGCGGGTCTCACCCACTGCCGCTCGGTGGTCACGTACATGCGCGACGGAGACGAGGACGTCTGA
- a CDS encoding DUF4258 domain-containing protein: MTKQSSKPGRAAPPARARSGEPPAAPLAAGQTGNDLLALRAQLARAEKAARRTPTPAPVRAARPAPVAPQREAELVGVLTDEFSLHRAHAKLRDAVYDGRYHLCPHAIGHARAEGFLEHDIMNVLLSGRVRAVYPDDHRWLVCGRYEACGVSVPLNVVVQHHRDGHIDIVTAFVPKHPHHVISRARLAVMLRYDDQTIRAHTSAPTARAGQRGRGRWKR; the protein is encoded by the coding sequence GTGACGAAACAGTCCAGCAAACCGGGGAGAGCCGCCCCACCTGCCCGCGCCCGCAGCGGCGAGCCGCCCGCCGCGCCGCTGGCCGCCGGCCAGACCGGCAACGATCTGTTGGCGCTGCGTGCCCAGCTGGCCCGCGCGGAAAAGGCGGCCCGCCGCACCCCCACCCCCGCTCCAGTCCGCGCCGCCCGTCCTGCGCCGGTCGCTCCTCAGCGCGAGGCGGAACTCGTCGGTGTCCTGACCGACGAATTCTCGCTGCACCGCGCGCACGCCAAGCTGCGCGACGCCGTGTACGACGGCCGCTATCATCTGTGCCCACACGCCATCGGGCACGCGCGGGCCGAGGGCTTCCTGGAGCACGACATCATGAATGTCCTGCTGTCCGGGCGGGTGCGGGCCGTGTATCCGGACGACCACCGCTGGCTGGTCTGCGGCCGATACGAGGCGTGCGGCGTGAGCGTGCCCCTGAATGTAGTCGTGCAGCACCACCGGGACGGGCACATCGACATCGTCACCGCCTTTGTGCCCAAGCACCCGCACCATGTGATCAGCCGCGCCCGGCTGGCCGTCATGCTCCGCTACGACGACCAGACCATCCGCGCCCACACGAGTGCCCCGACCGCGCGGGCCGGACAACGCGGACGGGGCCGCTGGAAGAGGTGA
- the mnmE gene encoding tRNA uridine-5-carboxymethylaminomethyl(34) synthesis GTPase MnmE, which translates to MTRTGLADTIAAIATAPGSAGVGIVRVSGPRALEVADGVFRGKRRPSRTRGGRFLFGALVAQSGEVLDEGLCLIFREGRSYTGEDVAEFQTHGSPAVLATVLARTLELGARLARPGEFTLRAYLAGRLDLAQAEAVLGLVEAHTDAARRQATLGLSGALGARVARIGAHLTRTLAALQAMLDYPDEGVPEEDREVPLAAATEDLRALVGTARAGQVATRGARLALVGRPNAGKSSLLNALVGYERSIVTPIPGTTRDYLEAGVELAGVPVTLVDTAGIRETGDEVEAAGVRQALSLAGGADLVLALEDGSLPREVLPVALPPAARVIRVRTKADLPPVWTDTDALDVSAVTGAGLHALRDAMGAALLGDTSRSEAWLTTERQADAARRALAHVEAAGTLPDDLASYELEEALRCLSELTGRDVQEDVIDAVFMNFCVGK; encoded by the coding sequence GTGACGCGTACCGGGCTTGCCGACACCATCGCCGCCATTGCCACCGCGCCGGGCAGCGCCGGGGTGGGCATCGTGCGCGTCAGCGGCCCCCGGGCGCTGGAGGTCGCGGACGGCGTGTTCCGGGGCAAGCGACGGCCCTCACGGACGAGGGGAGGCCGCTTTCTGTTCGGCGCGCTGGTCGCGCAGAGCGGTGAGGTGCTGGATGAGGGCCTGTGCCTGATCTTCCGCGAGGGCCGCAGCTACACCGGCGAGGACGTGGCCGAGTTCCAGACGCACGGCAGCCCGGCGGTGCTGGCGACAGTGCTGGCGCGGACGCTGGAACTCGGAGCGCGGCTGGCCCGTCCGGGCGAATTCACCCTGCGCGCGTACCTGGCCGGGCGGCTCGATCTGGCGCAGGCGGAGGCCGTGCTGGGGCTGGTCGAGGCGCACACGGACGCGGCGCGGCGGCAGGCGACCCTGGGCCTCTCGGGCGCGCTGGGCGCGCGGGTGGCCCGCATCGGCGCGCACCTGACCCGCACGCTGGCGGCGCTCCAGGCCATGCTGGATTACCCGGACGAAGGGGTGCCCGAGGAAGACCGTGAGGTGCCCCTGGCTGCGGCCACCGAGGATCTCCGCGCGCTGGTGGGCACGGCCCGCGCCGGTCAGGTCGCCACGCGCGGCGCGCGGCTGGCGCTGGTGGGTCGCCCGAACGCCGGGAAGAGTAGCCTGCTGAATGCGCTGGTCGGGTACGAGCGCTCGATCGTCACGCCGATTCCCGGCACCACGCGCGATTACCTGGAGGCCGGCGTGGAACTGGCCGGCGTGCCGGTCACGCTGGTCGATACGGCGGGCATCCGCGAGACGGGCGACGAGGTCGAGGCCGCGGGCGTCCGGCAGGCCCTGAGTCTGGCGGGCGGAGCGGACCTCGTGCTGGCCCTGGAGGACGGCTCGCTGCCACGCGAGGTGCTGCCTGTGGCGCTCCCGCCCGCCGCCCGCGTGATCCGGGTGCGGACGAAGGCCGACCTGCCGCCCGTCTGGACGGACACGGACGCCCTGGACGTGAGCGCCGTCACGGGCGCGGGCCTCCATGCACTGCGGGACGCGATGGGCGCGGCGCTGCTGGGAGACACGTCCCGCAGCGAGGCGTGGCTCACGACCGAGCGGCAGGCCGATGCCGCCCGGCGCGCGCTGGCGCACGTGGAGGCCGCCGGAACCCTGCCAGATGACCTCGCGAGCTACGAACTGGAGGAGGCCCTGCGCTGCCTGTCGGAACTGACCGGCCGGGACGTGCAGGAGGACGTGATCGATGCCGTCTTCATGAACTTCTGCGTCGGCAAATAG
- a CDS encoding ATP/GTP-binding protein: MSTINFAAREINCKIVYYGPGMSGKTTNLKHVFSRVPGHLRGDMVSLATEDERTLFFDFLPLDLGTVQGFKTRFHLYTVPGQVFYNASRKLILRGVDGIVFVADSAPDRLRANAESMRNLRENLAEHGIDVKEVPIVLQINKRDLPNALPADMIRSVIDPGKELLMFEAMSDKGAGVFETLKTVSRLVLERLSKNK; encoded by the coding sequence ATGAGCACCATCAACTTCGCGGCCCGGGAAATCAACTGCAAGATCGTGTATTACGGTCCGGGCATGAGCGGCAAGACCACCAACCTCAAGCACGTCTTCTCCCGCGTGCCCGGCCACCTGCGCGGCGACATGGTGTCCCTGGCGACCGAGGACGAACGCACGCTGTTCTTCGACTTCCTGCCGCTCGACCTGGGCACCGTGCAGGGCTTCAAGACCCGCTTCCACCTGTACACCGTGCCCGGCCAGGTCTTCTACAACGCCAGCCGCAAGCTGATCCTGCGCGGCGTGGACGGCATCGTGTTCGTCGCCGACAGCGCCCCGGATCGCCTGCGCGCCAACGCCGAGAGCATGCGCAACCTGCGCGAGAACCTCGCTGAGCACGGCATCGACGTCAAGGAAGTGCCGATCGTGTTGCAGATCAACAAACGCGACTTGCCCAACGCTCTGCCCGCCGACATGATCCGGTCGGTGATCGATCCCGGCAAGGAACTCCTGATGTTCGAGGCCATGTCCGACAAGGGCGCCGGCGTGTTCGAGACGCTCAAGACCGTCAGCCGGCTGGTGCTCGAACGCCTGTCGAAGAACAAGTAA
- a CDS encoding roadblock/LC7 domain-containing protein yields MIEPSLELYGDAYERVDQQLQDLLDTTGVRYGLLVDRKGFVLSHKEALWAPRPPALDSVATLVASNAAATAALANLLGERTFSEQIHQGENGTLYVESVGDDTLLTLIFDSSVPLGKVKVYAKKTVAQIAAILEELKDAPTVQLGEDFNRGVNALLDDLLG; encoded by the coding sequence ATGATCGAACCCTCACTTGAGCTGTACGGCGACGCCTACGAGCGCGTGGATCAGCAGCTTCAGGATCTCCTCGACACCACCGGCGTGCGCTACGGCCTGCTGGTCGACCGCAAGGGCTTCGTGCTGTCGCACAAAGAGGCCCTCTGGGCTCCCCGGCCGCCCGCCCTGGACTCGGTGGCCACGCTGGTCGCCAGCAATGCTGCCGCCACCGCCGCCCTCGCGAACCTGCTGGGCGAACGCACCTTCAGCGAACAGATCCACCAGGGCGAGAACGGCACGCTGTACGTGGAATCCGTCGGGGACGACACCCTGCTGACCCTGATCTTCGACTCGAGCGTGCCGCTCGGCAAGGTGAAGGTCTACGCGAAGAAGACCGTCGCGCAGATCGCCGCGATCCTCGAAGAGCTCAAGGACGCGCCCACCGTGCAGCTCGGGGAGGACTTCAACCGGGGCGTGAACGCCCTGCTCGACGACCTGCTCGGCTGA
- a CDS encoding phosphodiester glycosidase family protein, whose amino-acid sequence MNSLRYAALCAAGTWTAFMIASGAEGTLARVNFRRRMWTWSVAAGLGLLGTALARPVAIGGFMQSSSGDTRVIGNVELIPVSALPRLGVAVRNDPQDLRLVLGARELRFSPVSGWKALGFTLAAPLALPQVQEGNLLVPLSALTGLGVVILADTPNLLDFAAPAMVPAATLPPSSTAATPAPAAQAPAPPATPRPAVPAATPPATTTIVSPPAAVVPVPVATPPVAAPTTPTPAVPASIELQPVPMPAMTAPPLVPGVAVTPPPVSTRALANLDTVRVSRSMYRTVEVQRVVLEFSDVAPYSVGRETAALSLQLPGVTAQAQTQALPSGDTLAIQSTPVGSAVRLDTAGGKSSIFTLDNPYRIVVDTVTYTDSSVPPPLNPSALPDGVTYTQRGGLHLLSFDPDRFQPRVVSAPVGRAVGVADLVRGVGGVAGVNGGYFDPASNLPVDLVALGGVMTSGSLEKRGTVGFTAQGQPMFGYPRPRYVLGGAFGTVTVNAVRAKADPALLTAFVGDGHSSVGGTGFLTLQIAPGAAVVARADGGAVVPPAGTLAFSFDPLRFPQLPHTAGDALTVTLNWQASDAPWNTALDALGAGPLLVAGGRVVLDAAREGFNTAASIWRPTRQVGFGVMGGRPVIAFLEYGTPDDFASALAAAGVQVAVRLDSGSSATAYLTGGYGGLGGYLNTVWSRAVPNAIVFVPRTPNAIK is encoded by the coding sequence GTGAATTCCCTCCGGTACGCGGCCCTGTGCGCGGCGGGCACGTGGACGGCGTTCATGATCGCGTCAGGAGCGGAAGGTACACTCGCCCGCGTGAACTTCAGGCGCAGGATGTGGACGTGGTCGGTCGCGGCGGGGCTGGGACTGCTGGGCACGGCGCTGGCCCGGCCGGTGGCCATTGGCGGCTTCATGCAGAGTTCCAGCGGCGACACGCGCGTGATCGGGAACGTGGAGCTGATCCCCGTGTCGGCCCTGCCGCGGCTGGGCGTGGCCGTGCGGAACGACCCGCAGGATCTACGGCTGGTGCTGGGCGCGCGCGAACTGCGGTTCTCGCCGGTGAGTGGCTGGAAGGCGCTGGGCTTCACGCTGGCAGCGCCGCTGGCCTTGCCCCAGGTGCAGGAGGGGAACCTGCTCGTGCCGCTGTCGGCCCTGACCGGGCTGGGCGTGGTGATCCTGGCCGACACGCCGAACCTGCTGGATTTCGCCGCACCCGCCATGGTGCCCGCCGCGACCCTGCCGCCCTCGTCCACGGCCGCCACCCCGGCGCCCGCCGCTCAGGCGCCAGCACCTCCCGCCACGCCCAGACCGGCCGTACCGGCGGCCACGCCGCCCGCCACCACGACGATCGTATCGCCCCCAGCGGCCGTGGTTCCGGTACCGGTGGCGACTCCTCCTGTCGCGGCTCCGACGACACCGACACCGGCCGTGCCGGCCAGCATCGAACTCCAGCCGGTGCCCATGCCGGCCATGACGGCTCCCCCGCTGGTGCCGGGCGTGGCGGTCACGCCGCCGCCCGTCTCGACGCGGGCCCTGGCGAACCTGGACACGGTGCGGGTCAGCCGCAGCATGTACCGCACCGTGGAGGTGCAGCGTGTGGTGCTGGAATTCAGCGACGTGGCCCCCTACAGCGTGGGCCGGGAGACCGCCGCCCTGAGCCTGCAACTGCCGGGCGTGACCGCCCAGGCCCAGACCCAGGCCCTGCCGTCCGGGGACACGCTGGCCATCCAGTCGACCCCGGTGGGCAGCGCCGTGCGGCTGGATACGGCGGGCGGGAAAAGCTCCATCTTCACGCTCGACAACCCCTATCGGATCGTGGTGGATACCGTGACCTACACGGATTCCAGCGTGCCCCCACCCCTGAATCCGTCGGCCCTGCCAGATGGCGTGACGTATACGCAGCGGGGCGGGCTGCACCTGCTGAGCTTCGACCCGGACCGGTTCCAGCCGCGCGTGGTCAGTGCGCCGGTGGGCCGCGCGGTGGGCGTCGCCGATCTGGTGCGCGGCGTGGGCGGCGTGGCCGGAGTCAACGGCGGGTACTTCGATCCGGCCAGCAACCTCCCGGTGGATCTGGTGGCGCTGGGCGGCGTGATGACCTCCGGCAGCCTGGAGAAACGCGGCACCGTGGGCTTCACCGCGCAGGGCCAGCCGATGTTCGGGTACCCGCGCCCGCGCTACGTGCTGGGCGGCGCGTTCGGGACGGTCACCGTGAATGCGGTGCGCGCCAAGGCTGACCCGGCCCTGCTGACCGCCTTCGTGGGCGACGGCCATTCCAGCGTGGGCGGCACCGGGTTCCTGACCCTCCAGATCGCGCCGGGAGCGGCCGTGGTCGCGCGGGCCGACGGCGGCGCGGTGGTACCCCCGGCGGGCACGCTGGCCTTCTCCTTCGACCCGCTGCGCTTCCCGCAACTGCCGCATACGGCGGGCGACGCCCTGACCGTCACGCTCAACTGGCAGGCCAGCGACGCTCCATGGAACACGGCCCTGGACGCTCTGGGGGCGGGGCCGCTGCTGGTCGCGGGCGGACGGGTGGTGCTCGACGCGGCGCGCGAGGGGTTCAACACGGCGGCGAGCATCTGGCGGCCCACGCGGCAGGTGGGATTCGGCGTCATGGGAGGGCGACCCGTCATCGCGTTCCTGGAGTACGGCACCCCGGACGACTTCGCCTCGGCCCTGGCCGCCGCGGGCGTGCAGGTGGCCGTGCGACTGGACAGCGGCAGCAGCGCCACCGCGTATCTCACGGGCGGGTATGGCGGGCTGGGCGGCTACCTGAACACCGTGTGGAGCCGGGCTGTGCCCAATGCCATCGTGTTCGTGCCGCGAACCCCCAACGCGATCAAGTAG
- a CDS encoding CAP domain-containing protein: protein MQRSLSALFLLLLSACGTVTSPVPTVGAGRVTAATPSTAFAQRVFDLTNAARAEARQCGSTSYAATGPLTYNGKLEVSAQAHADDMAAQNYFSHTSLDGRTFDQRITATGYTWAVVAENIAAGQVTPEEVVQAWLNSEGHCADIMAPDLREIGIAYTAASSGKYSTYWVQDFGTSK, encoded by the coding sequence ATGCAACGCTCACTCTCCGCACTGTTCCTGTTGCTGCTCAGCGCCTGCGGCACCGTCACCTCGCCGGTTCCTACCGTGGGTGCTGGTCGGGTCACGGCGGCCACGCCGTCCACGGCCTTTGCCCAGCGGGTCTTCGACCTGACGAACGCCGCGCGGGCCGAGGCGCGTCAATGCGGCAGCACCTCGTACGCCGCGACGGGGCCTCTCACGTACAACGGGAAACTCGAAGTGTCCGCCCAGGCCCATGCCGACGATATGGCCGCGCAGAACTACTTCAGCCACACCAGTCTGGATGGCCGCACCTTCGACCAGCGCATCACGGCGACCGGCTACACCTGGGCGGTCGTGGCCGAGAACATCGCCGCCGGACAGGTCACGCCGGAGGAAGTCGTGCAGGCGTGGCTGAACAGTGAAGGTCACTGCGCAGACATCATGGCCCCGGATCTCAGGGAAATCGGGATCGCGTACACAGCGGCCAGCAGCGGCAAGTACAGCACCTACTGGGTACAGGACTTCGGCACGTCCAAATAA
- the msrB gene encoding peptide-methionine (R)-S-oxide reductase MsrB: protein MTTTDPKPAFVKPSDTELRERLSPIQYQVTQHEGTERAFTGEYWDQTGDGIYVDIVSGEPLFSSKDKYDAGCGWPSFTRPIEKQTLTENTDYKVGYARTEVRSSMADSHLGHVFPDGPRDQGGLRYCINSAALRFVPADKLEAEGYAAYRSLFEG from the coding sequence ATGACCACCACCGATCCCAAGCCGGCCTTCGTCAAGCCCAGCGACACGGAATTGCGTGAGCGCCTGAGCCCCATCCAGTACCAGGTGACGCAGCATGAGGGCACCGAGCGGGCCTTCACGGGCGAATACTGGGATCAGACCGGGGACGGCATCTACGTCGACATCGTGTCGGGCGAGCCGCTGTTCAGCAGCAAGGACAAGTACGACGCCGGATGCGGCTGGCCCAGCTTCACCCGGCCCATCGAGAAGCAGACCCTGACGGAGAACACCGATTACAAGGTCGGGTACGCCCGCACCGAGGTGCGTTCGTCCATGGCCGACTCGCACCTGGGGCACGTCTTCCCGGACGGCCCGCGCGACCAGGGCGGGCTGCGCTACTGCATCAATTCGGCGGCGCTGCGCTTCGTTCCGGCCGACAAGCTGGAGGCCGAGGGATACGCGGCGTACCGGTCACTCTTCGAGGGCTGA
- a CDS encoding ABC transporter ATP-binding protein, with protein sequence MTQPDDAYSKSFDAHLTRRILGYLKPYRGLAVTGVLLALVTAAIQPLPTLLQRYAIDHALQPFASNPAQNPEPLYRLLLVASLGYIALQAVAFAVTYFSTLAIGYLGQNILRDIRADVFAKLQRLQLAFFDQNPVGRLITRVTSDVDAINQFITGGLISLITSSFLIIVYMVVMLTIDWRLSLIAFTVLPVLYFATNYFRGKMRLAYRDTRIQQAIVNTKLNENITGMLTVQLFGRQRRSALNFDQSNRALLTANETSVKWFSLFMPVVAVLGQVAVALVLYFTAREILGPAAVGTGLGAAVTVGTLFAFVQWTQQLFQPIQDLSDVFNTLQAAMASAERIFGVLDTPEEITDKPAAQRLEHFAGRVDFDNVWFAYDDSVTDETPDTDDRWILRGLDLHIQPGESVALVGATGAGKTSVTALVSRFYDVQRGGVKVDGHDVRDLAQHDLRRHVGVVLQDVFLFAGTIEGNLTLNNPDISHERVVEACKYVGVHEYILSLDDGYQTEVRERGATLSTGQKQLLAFARALIQNPDILLVLDEATANVDTETEIRIQHALEKVMLGRTSIIIAHRLSTIEHCDRIVVMRKGRIVEQGSHRELLDKGGYYARLHRLQYAKGEAAD encoded by the coding sequence ATGACCCAGCCCGACGACGCCTACTCCAAGAGCTTCGATGCTCACCTCACCCGGCGCATCCTGGGCTACCTGAAACCCTACCGGGGCCTGGCGGTCACTGGGGTGCTGCTGGCCCTGGTCACGGCGGCCATCCAGCCGCTCCCGACCCTGCTGCAACGCTACGCCATCGACCACGCTCTGCAACCCTTCGCCAGCAACCCCGCGCAGAATCCCGAGCCGCTCTACCGCCTGCTGCTGGTCGCGTCGCTGGGGTACATCGCCCTGCAGGCCGTGGCCTTTGCGGTCACGTACTTCTCCACGCTGGCCATCGGGTACCTGGGGCAGAACATCCTGCGCGACATCCGTGCCGACGTGTTCGCCAAGCTCCAGCGGTTGCAACTGGCGTTCTTCGACCAGAACCCGGTCGGCCGCCTGATCACCCGCGTGACCAGCGATGTGGACGCCATCAACCAGTTCATCACCGGCGGCCTGATCTCGCTGATCACGAGTTCGTTCCTGATCATCGTGTACATGGTCGTCATGCTGACCATCGACTGGCGGCTCTCGTTGATTGCGTTCACGGTGCTGCCCGTGCTGTACTTCGCCACGAACTACTTCCGGGGCAAGATGCGCCTCGCGTACCGCGACACCCGCATCCAGCAGGCGATCGTGAACACCAAGCTCAACGAGAACATCACCGGGATGCTCACCGTGCAGCTGTTCGGCCGCCAGCGCCGCAGCGCCCTGAACTTCGACCAGTCGAACCGCGCCCTGCTGACCGCCAACGAGACCAGTGTGAAATGGTTCTCGCTGTTCATGCCGGTCGTGGCCGTGCTCGGTCAGGTCGCCGTGGCGCTCGTGCTGTACTTCACCGCGCGTGAAATCCTCGGCCCGGCCGCCGTGGGCACCGGACTGGGCGCAGCCGTGACAGTCGGCACGCTGTTCGCCTTCGTGCAGTGGACGCAGCAGCTTTTCCAGCCGATCCAGGATCTCAGCGACGTGTTCAACACCCTGCAGGCGGCCATGGCCAGCGCCGAGCGGATCTTCGGCGTGCTCGACACCCCCGAGGAAATCACCGACAAGCCCGCGGCCCAGCGTCTGGAGCACTTCGCGGGCCGCGTGGACTTCGACAACGTGTGGTTTGCCTACGACGACAGCGTGACCGACGAGACGCCCGACACGGACGACCGCTGGATTCTGCGCGGCCTCGACCTGCACATCCAGCCGGGCGAGAGCGTGGCCCTGGTGGGCGCGACCGGCGCGGGCAAGACCAGCGTCACCGCCCTGGTCTCGCGCTTCTACGACGTGCAGCGGGGCGGCGTGAAGGTCGATGGACATGACGTCCGCGACCTCGCCCAGCACGATCTGCGCCGCCACGTAGGCGTGGTGTTGCAGGATGTGTTCCTGTTCGCCGGCACCATTGAGGGCAACCTCACCCTGAACAACCCGGACATCTCCCACGAGCGGGTCGTGGAGGCGTGCAAGTACGTGGGTGTGCACGAGTACATCCTGTCCCTGGACGACGGCTACCAGACCGAGGTTCGCGAACGCGGGGCCACGCTGTCCACCGGGCAGAAGCAACTGCTGGCCTTCGCCCGCGCCCTGATCCAGAACCCGGACATCCTGCTGGTACTCGACGAGGCCACCGCCAATGTCGACACCGAGACGGAAATCCGTATCCAGCACGCGCTGGAGAAGGTCATGCTGGGCCGCACCAGCATCATCATCGCGCACCGTCTGAGCACCATCGAGCACTGCGACCGGATCGTGGTCATGCGCAAGGGCCGGATCGTCGAACAGGGTAGCCACCGCGAACTGCTCGACAAGGGCGGCTACTACGCCAGACTGCACCGTCTTCAGTACGCCAAGGGCGAAGCGGCCGACTGA